The following are from one region of the Populus trichocarpa isolate Nisqually-1 chromosome 8, P.trichocarpa_v4.1, whole genome shotgun sequence genome:
- the LOC18101640 gene encoding cytochrome P450 86B1, with protein sequence MRREPTMAENILSSATQWIYTHSSFWDVSMALLGLFVFQCINDRLTNKGPMLWPVLGIIPTMFLHVNDMNNFVTRALSKAGGTFHHKGMWMGGAYGIVTADPSSIEYMLKTNFKNFPKGKYFRERFQDLLGDGIFNADDELWREQRQAVRAEMHSSRFIEHSLRTMKDLVHQKLLKLTDNLVRSGDSFDLQEVLLRFTFDNICSAAFGVDPGCLALDIPDVPFAKAFEKATELILFRFLIPPFIWKTMKFFGIGYEKTLKEAVGIVHEFAEKTVKGRRDEIRKHGSLCHQSDLLSRLIEIEYTGRGKEMQFPDKYFRDLCVNFILAGRDTTSVALAWFFWLVHSNPQVENRILREINDILSLRETQTKNEVIFTMEELNKMVYLQAALSESLRLYPSVPIEVKEVVQDDVLPDGSIVKKGARVFYCIFAMGRMDSIWGENCLEFKPERWIKDGKFVSENQFKYAVFNAGPRLCLGKKFAYLQMKMVAASILLRYSVKVVEGHDAIPKMTTTLYMKNGLLVTLMPRSVNTTAS encoded by the coding sequence ATGAGAAGAGAGCCTACTATGGCAGAAAATATATTGTCCTCTGCAACGCAATGGATTTACACTCACTCATCATTTTGGGATGTATCTATGGCGTTGTTGGGACTCTTCGTTTTCCAATGCATAAACGATAGGCTCACTAACAAAGGCCCTATGCTATGGCCTGTATTGGGGATCATACCGACCATGTTCCTTCACGTCAACGACATGAACAATTTCGTCACGAGAGCTTTAAGCAAAGCAGGGGGGACCTTCCACCATAAAGGAATGTGGATGGGAGGCGCATATGGAATCGTGACCGCCGATCCTTCCAGTATTGAGTATATGCTTAAAACGAACTTCAAGAACTTCCCAAAAGGGAAATACTTCAGAGAGAGGTTTCAGGATTTGCTAGGGGATGGTATTTTCAATGCTGACGATGAATTATGGAGGGAACAAAGGCAAGCAGTGAGAGCAGAGATGCATTCAAGCCGGTTCATTGAGCACTCGCTCCGAACCATGAAAGATCTGGTGCACCAGAAGCTGTTGAAGCTGACAGATAATCTGGTAAGGTCAGGAGATAGTTTTGATCTCCAAGAAGTGCTTCTCCGGTTTACATTTGATAACATTTGTAGTGCAGCTTTTGGGGTTGATCCTGGGTGCTTAGCCCTAGATATCCCTGACGTTCCCTTCGCAAAAGCTTTTGAAAAAGCAACAGAATTGATTTTGTTCAGATTCCTGATTCCGCCTTTCATTTGGAAGACCATGAAGTTCTTTGGAATAGGATACGAGAAGACGCTGAAGGAGGCAGTTGGAATTGTGCATGAATTTGCTGAGAAGACAGTAAAGGGTAGAAGAGATGAGATCAGGAAGCATGGTAGCTTATGCCATCAATCTGATCTCTTGTCCAGGCTTATTGAGATTGAATATACTGGACGAGGCAAGGAGATGCAATTCCCAGATAAGTATTTCAGAGATTTGTGTGTAAATTTTATCCTAGCAGGGCGAGACACCACATCAGTGGCATTGGCATGGTTTTTCTGGTTAGTACACAGCAATCCACAAGTAGAAAACAGAATACTACGCGAGATCAATGACATTTTGTCCCTTCGTGAGACACAGACAAAAAACGAGGTCATTTTCACAATGGAAGAATTGAACAAGATGGTGTATCTTCAAGCAGCATTATCCGAATCCCTGAGGCTGTATCCATCTGTGCCTATTGAAGTGAAAGAAGTTGTACAAGATGATGTTCTCCCTGATGGTTCCATAGTGAAGAAGGGCGCCCGAGTTTTCTACTGCATATTCGCAATGGGCAGGATGGATTCTATATGGGGAGAGAACTGCTTGGAGTTTAAGCCAGAGAGGTGGATTAAGGATGGAAAGTTTGTTAGTGAGAACCAGTTCAAATATGCAGTGTTCAACGCCGGTCCAAGGCTGTGCCTGGGGAAGAAGTTTGCATACTTGCAGATGAAAATGGTGGCAGCTTCAATCCTGTTGAGATATTCAGTTAAGGTAGTTGAAGGCCATGATGCTATTCCAAAAATGACCACCACTCTCTACATGAAGAATGGACTGTTGGTGACTCTGATGCCTAGATCGGTGAACACTACTGCATCATAA
- the LOC7473197 gene encoding glycosyl hydrolase 5 family protein: protein MDRIVFFSFLSIFSFLVTFSDVMIPQKHVTALPLSTNSRWIVDENGQRVKLACVNWVSHLEVMVAEGLSEQPMDAIAKRIVSMGFNCVRLTWPVFLVTNDTLGSLTVRQSLRSLGLLESISGIQANNPSIIDLPLLNVYQAVVSSLGDNNVMVILDNHISKPGWCCSNSDGNGFFGDQYFDPDLWITGLTRMASMFNGVPNVVGMSLRNELRGPKQNVNDWYRYMQKGAEAVHSANPDVIVILSGLNYDKDLSFLRNRPVNLTFSRKIVFEVHWYGFTDGQAWKNGNPNQVCGRVVDNMMRISGFLLDQGWPLFMSEFGVDQRGTNVNDNRYLGCFLGVAAELDFDWALWTLVGSYYFRQGVIGMNEYYGVLNSNWRETRNSTFLQQISALQSPFRGPGVSEVHLHKVIFHPSTGLCVLRKSMFEPLRLGPCTQSEAWNYTPQKILSVKGTYFCLQTDELAKPAKLGIICTDSNSKWEAISDSKMHLSSKAPNGTAVCLDIGYNNTIVTSTCKCLSKDNTCDPESQWFKLVNSTRRSSTMTKPSSLISSILNFPAKDFLWKFLGSV from the exons ATGGATAGGatagttttcttctcttttctttccatcttctcttttcttgtaacTTTCTCTGATGTGATGATACCACAAAAGCATGTCACGGCACTCCCTCTGTCTACTAACTCACGGTGGATCGTGGACGAAAACGGGCAAAGAGTGAAGCTGGCATGCGTGAATTGGGTATCACATCTCGAGGTCATGGTAGCCGAGGGGCTTAGCGAGCAGCCCATGGATGCTATCGCCAAGCGGATTGTGTCCATGGGGTTCAACTGTGTTAGGCTCACCTGGCCAGTTTTCCTGGTAACCAATGACACTCTGGGGTCTCTCACTGTAAGACAATCTCTCCGAAGCCTTGGTCTGCTCGAATCAATCTCTGGTATCCAGGCCAACAACCCCTCCATCATTGATCTCCCCCTCCTTAACGTTTACCAG GCAGTGGTGTCTAGCCTTGGGGATAATAATGTGATGGTGATATTGGACAATCACATAAGCAAGCCTGGTTGGTGCTGCAGTAATTCTGACGGCAATGGTTTCTTCGGTGACCAATACTTCGATCCCGATCTATGGATCACAGGTCTAACTAGAATGGCGAGCATGTTTAATGGTGTGCCTAATGTGGTTGGCATGAGCTTGAGGAATGAGCTTCGAGGCCCCAAACAAAACGTCAATGATTGGTACAG GTACATGCAAAAAGGAGCTGAAGCAGTGCACTCTGCGAACCCCGATGTTATTGTCATTCTATCGGGCCTGAATTATGACAAAGACTTGTCTTTCCTGCGCAATCGACCTGTGAATCTAACATTCAGTCGTAAAATAGTGTTTGAAGTGCATTGGTATGGTTTTACAGATGGGCAGGCATGGAAAAATGGCAACCCGAACCAAGTGTGTGGAAGAGTGGTGGATAATATGATGAGGATATCTGGATTTTTGTTGGACCAAGGTTGGCCATTGTTCATGAGTGAGTTTGGGGTGGATCAAAGAGGGACAAATGTTAATGATAACAGATACTTGGGATGCTTCCTTGGTGTTGCAGCTGAACTTGACTTTGATTGGGCTTTGTGGACGCTAGTTGGAAGTTATTATTTTAGGCAAGGTGTTATAGGGATGAATGAGTACTATGGGGTGTTGAATTCGAACTGGCGTGAGACTAGGAATTCAACCTTTTTGCAGCAAATATCTGCCCTCCAATCTCCTTTTCGAG GGCCAGGTGTATCAGAAGTTCATCTACATAAAGTGATCTTCCACCCATCAACAGGCCTTTGTGTGTTGAGGAAATCAATGTTCGAGCCACTGAGGTTAGGTCCTTGCACTCAATCTGAAGCCTGGAACTACACGCCCCAGAAGATACTGTCAGTGAAGGGGACATACTTCTGCTTACAAACAGATGAATTGGCTAAACCAGCAAAACTTGGTATAATATGCACAGATTCTAATTCAAAATGGGAAGCTATCTCAGATTCCAAAATGCACTTGTCATCTAAAGCCCCCAATGGCACAGCCGTTTGCCTGGATATAGGTTACAACAACACCATTGTTACAAGTACCTGCAAATGTTTGAGTAAAGATAACACATGCGATCCAGAAAGCCAATGGTTTAAATTAGTTAATAGCACAAGAAGAAGTTCGACCATGACAAAACCATCGTCACTGATCAGTTCAATCCTCAATTTCCCAGCGAAGGATTTCTTATGGAAGTTCTTAGGCTCAGTATAA